A single window of Sphingobacterium sp. ML3W DNA harbors:
- a CDS encoding FecCD family ABC transporter permease, whose amino-acid sequence MRNTLIYLLLSILLLIIVIFSLGMGSISVSFWDVCSIILHKIGLKASSGVDELTVNVLAQIRLPRILMGVAVGAALGISGAAIQGIFRNPLAEPGLMGISSGASFFAALVISFEGLLLPLISASLGYYVLAFAAFIGAALTVLVVYRISMNNGKSHIATMLLAGVAMNAFAGSLTGLLSYLATEQQLRSITFWSLGSLAGASWGNIQVLYPCILLSLIVLPLFAKQLNVFALGESQAEMMGVNTSRLKIVVILFSTLAVGAAVAFSGVISFVGLLVPHAIRLIGGVDNRYVLIASSIAGALVLTLADLLSRSIIQPLELPIGVITALLGTPVFLFILIRDKNKI is encoded by the coding sequence ATGAGAAATACTTTAATTTATCTATTACTCAGTATATTACTCCTAATTATTGTCATCTTTTCACTGGGCATGGGGTCGATTTCGGTTTCATTCTGGGATGTTTGTTCTATTATATTACATAAAATAGGATTAAAGGCTTCTTCCGGTGTTGATGAGCTGACCGTTAATGTCTTAGCGCAAATACGCTTACCCAGAATTTTAATGGGTGTTGCAGTAGGTGCTGCTTTAGGGATCAGTGGTGCAGCTATTCAAGGTATATTTCGTAATCCTTTGGCAGAACCAGGTTTGATGGGAATATCTTCGGGGGCTTCATTTTTTGCGGCATTGGTTATTTCTTTTGAAGGTTTATTACTTCCGCTTATTTCTGCCAGCTTGGGTTATTATGTACTGGCGTTTGCAGCTTTTATTGGTGCTGCATTGACCGTTCTTGTCGTCTACCGTATCTCTATGAATAATGGTAAGTCGCATATTGCTACGATGCTTTTAGCAGGTGTTGCTATGAACGCATTTGCTGGGTCATTAACTGGTTTATTAAGTTATTTAGCCACAGAGCAACAATTGCGCTCGATTACTTTTTGGTCGCTTGGGAGTTTGGCTGGTGCATCATGGGGTAATATCCAGGTGCTATATCCTTGTATATTGCTTTCTTTGATTGTATTGCCTCTCTTTGCAAAGCAGTTAAATGTTTTTGCCTTGGGTGAATCTCAAGCAGAAATGATGGGTGTCAATACTAGCCGTTTGAAAATTGTTGTTATCTTGTTCTCAACCTTGGCAGTGGGGGCTGCTGTCGCTTTTTCGGGAGTTATCAGCTTTGTAGGCCTATTGGTGCCACACGCCATTAGATTGATAGGTGGAGTGGATAATCGCTATGTATTGATTGCTTCAAGTATTGCTGGAGCATTGGTACTGACCCTTGCGGATTTACTATCGCGATCTATAATTCAACCATTGGAACTTCCGATTGGGGTTATTACAGCATTGCTGGGCACACCAGTTTTCCTATTTATACTTATTAGAGACAAGAATAAAATCTAA
- a CDS encoding biliverdin-producing heme oxygenase has translation MLNLKIKEATKQGHQELEKNVIFKLKAIENNTDYAEVLKYFYAYFKAAEVQIQRALPSSLTTYFETRRNASHVEKDILDLGGNLENLPEVVLPNIETKNQAIGALYVLEGSIMGGPHIVKMLQHKGIQTGFNFFNGYGDKSQEKWAEFTAIINEEVAEADNQEAIDAALATFSAFTNTFNSKSVLS, from the coding sequence ATGTTAAACTTAAAAATCAAAGAAGCAACTAAACAAGGTCATCAAGAGTTAGAGAAAAACGTTATTTTCAAATTGAAAGCAATTGAAAACAACACTGACTATGCAGAAGTATTAAAATATTTCTATGCTTATTTCAAGGCAGCTGAAGTACAGATACAACGCGCTTTACCAAGTAGCTTAACGACCTATTTTGAGACACGTAGAAATGCATCTCATGTCGAAAAAGACATCTTAGACCTAGGTGGTAACTTAGAGAATCTTCCAGAAGTAGTTTTGCCTAATATTGAAACTAAAAATCAAGCAATCGGAGCACTATATGTATTAGAAGGATCGATTATGGGAGGCCCACATATCGTTAAAATGCTACAACATAAAGGTATACAAACGGGTTTTAATTTCTTCAACGGCTACGGAGACAAATCTCAAGAAAAATGGGCAGAATTTACAGCCATCATCAATGAGGAAGTTGCTGAGGCAGACAACCAAGAAGCTATTGATGCAGCATTAGCAACCTTCTCAGCCTTTACAAATACCTTTAATTCTAAATCAGTTTTATCATAA
- a CDS encoding HmuY family protein, translated as MNSLFKIGCYICICLLFASCNKENVDPNKQLEDGISTIISDLAGDVEAHVGSGGTGGEVKEQRDFHTFLFRFSDQKQTWLKTAADSSTSFAKKDWDLAFSNQYNSMLYVNDGTMKGNPAYGNGSKHKVLLVRKNYDQILTAPTDAEFDSSSINAFGMITDEYSQGWFNYDLTSHLVKVMPGLTYVIRLSNGKYAKLQMINVYKGNPPAVTDITWAAPYFTFKYFVQEDGSKNLKTK; from the coding sequence ATGAATTCATTATTTAAAATAGGATGTTACATCTGCATCTGCTTATTGTTTGCCTCCTGCAATAAAGAAAATGTGGACCCGAACAAGCAGTTAGAGGATGGCATCAGCACGATCATCAGTGATTTGGCAGGTGATGTAGAAGCTCATGTTGGCTCAGGGGGAACAGGTGGTGAAGTGAAAGAACAACGCGATTTTCACACTTTCTTATTTAGATTTTCAGATCAAAAACAGACTTGGTTAAAAACGGCTGCTGATTCCTCTACCAGCTTTGCTAAAAAGGATTGGGATCTTGCATTTTCCAATCAGTACAACAGCATGCTATATGTTAACGATGGTACAATGAAGGGCAATCCAGCATATGGAAATGGCTCTAAACATAAAGTATTATTAGTGAGAAAAAACTACGACCAAATCCTTACCGCTCCAACTGATGCTGAATTTGACAGTAGTTCAATCAATGCATTCGGAATGATTACCGATGAGTACTCTCAAGGGTGGTTCAACTACGACCTAACCTCACACTTAGTAAAGGTTATGCCAGGCTTAACGTATGTAATCCGACTGAGCAATGGGAAATATGCAAAATTACAGATGATAAATGTCTACAAAGGAAACCCACCAGCCGTAACCGATATTACTTGGGCTGCACCTTATTTCACATTCAAATATTTCGTCCAAGAGGACGGTTCTAAAAATTTAAAAACTAAATAA
- a CDS encoding 3-ketoacyl-ACP reductase: MENIAGKKALVTGGSRGLGKATAIALAKEGVHVAITGRNEEQLKLTVKELQDLGVTATYAVFDVSNLANVQHEIEKLNTSFGTFDIVINNAGIASFGSLLDMDPETWTNIINTNVLGSYYVTKALLPQLVEKNEGDIIFVSSTAGLNGAATTSAYSASKFAVIGMADSLMREVRKHNIRVCTLMPSTIASDMSKDLGLTDGDPDSVLQPEDFAELIIANLKLPRRAMLKSASLWSTNP; the protein is encoded by the coding sequence ATGGAAAATATAGCTGGTAAAAAAGCATTAGTAACAGGTGGTTCACGTGGATTGGGAAAAGCAACTGCCATTGCATTAGCAAAAGAGGGAGTTCATGTTGCTATTACAGGCCGCAATGAAGAACAATTGAAATTGACAGTTAAAGAATTGCAAGATTTAGGCGTAACTGCCACCTATGCAGTTTTTGATGTTTCCAATTTGGCAAACGTTCAGCATGAAATTGAAAAGTTAAACACATCATTTGGCACATTTGATATTGTCATCAACAATGCTGGTATTGCTTCATTTGGCTCACTATTAGATATGGATCCAGAAACATGGACCAACATCATCAATACCAATGTGCTGGGTAGTTATTATGTAACAAAGGCTCTTTTACCACAATTAGTGGAAAAAAATGAAGGTGATATTATCTTTGTTTCTTCAACCGCAGGATTAAATGGTGCCGCTACCACTTCTGCCTATAGTGCTTCTAAATTTGCCGTCATCGGTATGGCAGATTCATTAATGCGTGAGGTACGCAAACACAATATCCGTGTATGTACCTTGATGCCGAGCACAATTGCGTCGGATATGTCTAAAGACCTAGGTCTGACAGACGGAGATCCAGATTCTGTGTTACAACCAGAGGATTTTGCAGAATTAATCATTGCCAATTTAAAGTTGCCAAGAAGAGCCATGTTAAAATCGGCATCGCTATGGTCAACAAACCCTTAA
- a CDS encoding hemin ABC transporter substrate-binding protein: MIKKIINNLGLVMILCLCTTVSIAQVGTPKRIVSLSGSLTEIVDALGLGENLVAVDVTSDYPSYVKQISKVSKNRSITAEGVASFRPDMVLGFEGEVSSAVLAQLKTLNIPCVLFKQEFSAAGITDLVRKVGQSLNISVKGNQVADQLAKDIKGAVAKAKSAKATKMMFVYARGAGAMSVSGSGTAVDAVIKLAGAQNVMQGFNGYKTYNTEALVQANPEVILLFDFGMSSLGGKDAILKLPGINLTTAGKNKRVIAMDASLLNGFSMRLPQAIQQLHEKLFGK, encoded by the coding sequence ATGATAAAGAAAATTATAAATAACCTTGGTCTCGTAATGATTTTATGTTTATGTACTACGGTTTCCATAGCACAGGTAGGCACACCTAAAAGGATTGTGTCTTTAAGCGGTAGTTTAACGGAGATTGTGGACGCTTTAGGGCTTGGTGAAAATTTGGTTGCTGTCGATGTCACGAGTGATTATCCGAGTTATGTAAAGCAGATTTCAAAAGTAAGTAAAAATAGATCAATCACTGCTGAAGGAGTTGCATCCTTTCGTCCTGATATGGTATTGGGTTTTGAAGGAGAAGTAAGTTCAGCTGTATTGGCCCAACTTAAAACCCTGAATATTCCATGTGTACTGTTTAAACAAGAGTTTTCTGCTGCCGGTATTACCGATTTAGTTCGAAAAGTAGGGCAATCTTTAAATATTAGTGTTAAAGGAAATCAAGTAGCTGATCAATTGGCAAAAGATATTAAGGGGGCAGTTGCAAAAGCAAAATCTGCGAAGGCAACCAAAATGATGTTTGTATATGCTCGTGGTGCCGGTGCTATGAGCGTATCCGGGTCAGGAACTGCAGTGGATGCGGTCATTAAGTTGGCTGGTGCGCAAAATGTGATGCAAGGTTTTAATGGATATAAAACTTATAATACCGAAGCATTGGTGCAGGCTAACCCCGAGGTTATACTATTGTTTGATTTTGGAATGTCAAGCTTAGGTGGTAAAGATGCCATTTTGAAACTTCCAGGTATTAATTTAACTACTGCAGGAAAAAATAAGCGCGTCATTGCGATGGATGCATCATTATTAAATGGTTTTAGTATGCGACTGCCACAAGCTATACAGCAATTGCATGAAAAGTTATTTGGGAAATAG
- a CDS encoding SRPBCC family protein — protein MTTIQNNVTIEKSVQEVYAFLTDLNNHEQLMPENIYNWSSTNDEARFTIQNMAKLALKVDERVENQLIKLVPSEKAPFDVTLNWILSTVSADITMVTFTIEADLNMMMKMVASGPLQKLADFQVNKLKEILG, from the coding sequence ATGACAACTATTCAGAATAATGTAACGATTGAAAAGTCCGTTCAAGAGGTATATGCTTTTTTGACAGATTTGAATAATCATGAGCAATTGATGCCTGAAAATATTTATAATTGGTCCTCAACCAATGATGAAGCCCGTTTTACAATTCAGAACATGGCCAAGTTAGCTTTGAAAGTTGATGAAAGGGTAGAAAATCAATTAATAAAATTAGTGCCATCTGAAAAAGCTCCTTTTGATGTTACTTTAAACTGGATTTTGTCAACCGTTTCGGCTGATATAACAATGGTCACATTTACTATTGAAGCGGATTTGAATATGATGATGAAAATGGTCGCTTCAGGTCCACTGCAAAAACTAGCTGATTTTCAAGTGAATAAATTGAAAGAGATTTTAGGATAA
- a CDS encoding superoxide dismutase, translated as MQTRRNFLNNTAKATLAVAVSGSVLNNLAQAEPARNQAAPLSFSQIKLPYSYSELEPNIDALTMEIHYTKHHTAYIKAINEAILTENISETSEEQLLANISKYSAKARNNAGGAWNHNFFWENLAANTTEPSEKVVQLINASFGTIDKFKEEFTAAAMSRFGSGWAWLILDDAGKLQITSTANQDNPLMDVVEQRGIPVLALDVWEHAYYLHYQNKRADYIKNWWNIVNWKKVHERLA; from the coding sequence ATGCAAACACGTAGAAACTTCCTTAACAACACCGCTAAAGCAACATTGGCTGTTGCTGTATCGGGCAGTGTTTTAAATAATCTAGCTCAAGCTGAACCTGCACGTAATCAAGCCGCTCCCCTTTCTTTTAGTCAAATTAAATTACCCTATTCATATTCCGAATTGGAACCTAATATTGATGCTTTGACAATGGAAATCCATTACACAAAACATCATACAGCATATATCAAAGCGATCAATGAAGCTATTCTAACGGAAAATATTTCAGAAACATCCGAAGAGCAATTGTTAGCAAATATTTCAAAATATTCAGCCAAAGCACGTAACAATGCTGGTGGCGCTTGGAATCATAATTTCTTCTGGGAAAATTTAGCCGCAAATACAACTGAGCCTTCTGAAAAAGTAGTACAACTTATCAATGCATCTTTTGGGACGATTGATAAATTTAAAGAAGAATTTACGGCTGCTGCAATGTCAAGATTTGGTTCCGGATGGGCATGGTTAATATTAGATGACGCTGGTAAATTACAGATAACATCAACAGCCAACCAAGATAATCCGTTAATGGACGTAGTAGAACAAAGGGGAATACCAGTTTTGGCCCTTGATGTATGGGAACATGCTTATTATTTACATTATCAAAATAAAAGAGCAGACTACATTAAAAACTGGTGGAATATCGTGAATTGGAAAAAAGTCCACGAAAGACTTGCATAA
- a CDS encoding NUDIX domain-containing protein, with translation MNQSVLILADFVPTGVKNPQTIDVQDIELEKLFKLSEQNDIPKSFLYIHKDCELVFHKLKENNKIIKAAGGLVKNGEGDYLFIFRLGKWDLPKGKVESHEKMKEAAVREVEEECGLKIDYLGKKIQTSYHTYYLRNGEFVLKQTNWYEMGANKIPKLIPQTEEDITQAEWLDIHSIKQVKQNTYPIIANILDENL, from the coding sequence ATGAACCAATCTGTGCTAATTTTGGCAGATTTTGTTCCTACGGGCGTTAAAAACCCCCAAACTATTGATGTTCAAGATATTGAATTGGAAAAACTTTTTAAATTATCTGAACAAAATGACATTCCCAAATCATTTCTATATATACACAAGGATTGCGAATTGGTTTTTCACAAATTAAAAGAAAATAATAAAATCATTAAAGCCGCTGGCGGACTGGTCAAAAATGGCGAAGGTGACTATTTATTTATCTTTCGATTGGGCAAATGGGACCTTCCAAAAGGAAAGGTGGAAAGCCATGAAAAGATGAAAGAAGCAGCTGTGAGAGAAGTAGAAGAAGAATGTGGTTTAAAAATTGATTACCTGGGAAAAAAAATACAAACCTCGTATCATACCTACTATTTACGCAATGGTGAATTTGTGTTAAAACAAACAAACTGGTATGAAATGGGTGCCAATAAAATACCGAAACTCATACCACAGACAGAGGAAGATATTACACAAGCAGAATGGCTTGATATCCATAGTATAAAACAAGTCAAACAAAACACCTATCCGATAATAGCTAATATTTTGGATGAAAACTTGTAA
- a CDS encoding TonB-dependent receptor gives MGTAKQLFAQQNAQFQGLIFDEQQTPLSGVSILITPDHALTKSDNQGSFILRKLFTGTYTYTITAIGYQTKTGTVELHAKDKKIHHFQLQKSNQVLDEVAITKELQNRPSLIDSKNSAMPVTIIDRKAIELMGSRRLDEVLKEQTGIAIVSNTAGGNRSVGVQLQGFSSEYVMILIDGQPMLGRSSGNFDLSRISVSNIERIEIIKGASSCLYGSEALGGAINIITRLGKVTPQLHANVNYGSFQVLDATVEGESSFNKNKGTALLSTNYYRTDGFNTNKDYQSNGTTIPPYQTFSIQGKVRHQLKDDQHFIGASGRYNYRHSDMLRAYGSDYSTLDQQKETDINASLFYDSRWNDRWRSLSTYYLSHYSSDNSVTMQESNTNLTSDNFTQMVHRLEQQFAYQSDDLNITMGVGGSLEAMEVKSSFNSKDQNNFFLYAQANKTFGSKTTVVTGLRYDQSQGYGGKLNPSFGITYQLLPQLALKTGIGTGFKAPDFKTRYQVFYNPAANYYVIGNEVLRSTIDEMDANGQISERRTYIINQLDRNLQAERNTSINAGITWKPMANTTMDVNVFHHQLRNQINSIQVATGMQNMAIFSYQNLPKSVNKGFDVSISTKPLKQLTINAGYQYLISKDMSIADSIKQGSWPYNSLYDAKTGNSYTPTPKDYWGLENRSRHQFNIGAIYQAPWNITINARANFRGKYAFGDANGNHFIDRYDVFVNQHVLYNATIEKKFDKLPFTLRLSGENLSNYLNYLIPGQMGRSILMGVSYRITK, from the coding sequence ATGGGAACAGCAAAACAGCTATTCGCGCAACAAAATGCGCAGTTTCAGGGATTGATATTTGATGAACAACAAACTCCCCTTTCAGGTGTTAGCATCCTGATTACACCTGACCATGCATTAACAAAATCAGACAATCAAGGTAGCTTTATATTACGAAAATTATTTACAGGAACTTACACCTATACGATAACTGCAATAGGATATCAAACAAAAACCGGAACTGTAGAATTACACGCCAAGGACAAAAAAATCCACCACTTTCAACTCCAAAAATCAAATCAAGTATTAGATGAGGTAGCAATAACTAAGGAGCTACAAAACAGACCATCTTTGATTGATTCTAAAAATTCTGCTATGCCGGTGACCATTATAGATAGAAAAGCGATTGAGTTAATGGGCAGTCGCCGCTTAGATGAAGTACTAAAAGAACAGACCGGAATAGCCATAGTCAGCAATACAGCTGGTGGCAATCGATCTGTTGGCGTACAATTACAAGGTTTTTCAAGTGAGTATGTGATGATCCTAATTGATGGCCAACCCATGCTGGGTAGAAGCTCTGGAAATTTTGACTTGTCACGTATCTCGGTATCCAATATCGAAAGAATCGAAATAATTAAGGGAGCATCCTCTTGCTTATATGGTAGTGAGGCATTGGGAGGTGCCATCAACATCATCACACGATTAGGCAAGGTAACCCCTCAGTTACATGCCAATGTTAATTATGGAAGTTTCCAAGTGCTCGATGCTACCGTTGAAGGAGAATCATCATTTAATAAGAATAAGGGAACTGCCTTACTTTCAACCAACTACTACCGTACCGATGGGTTCAATACCAATAAAGATTATCAATCAAACGGTACAACCATTCCTCCTTACCAAACTTTTTCCATTCAAGGAAAAGTGAGACATCAGTTGAAAGACGATCAACATTTTATCGGAGCATCCGGACGCTATAATTATCGTCATTCGGATATGTTACGTGCTTATGGGTCCGATTATAGTACCCTTGATCAACAAAAAGAAACGGACATAAATGCTTCCCTATTCTATGATAGTCGCTGGAATGATCGCTGGAGATCACTATCTACTTATTATCTATCACATTATAGTTCCGACAACAGCGTGACGATGCAAGAAAGCAATACGAATTTAACCTCAGATAATTTCACACAAATGGTTCATCGCTTGGAGCAACAGTTTGCATATCAATCCGATGACCTGAACATTACGATGGGTGTAGGCGGTTCATTAGAAGCCATGGAGGTAAAATCAAGCTTTAATTCCAAAGATCAAAACAACTTTTTTCTATATGCTCAAGCAAACAAAACATTTGGCTCAAAAACGACAGTAGTAACTGGTCTAAGATATGACCAGTCCCAAGGTTACGGAGGAAAATTGAATCCTAGCTTCGGAATCACCTACCAACTTCTTCCACAATTGGCATTAAAAACGGGGATTGGAACCGGATTTAAAGCTCCTGATTTCAAAACACGCTATCAAGTGTTCTATAATCCTGCCGCCAATTATTATGTTATAGGAAATGAGGTCTTACGCAGTACCATTGATGAAATGGATGCCAATGGTCAAATTTCAGAACGAAGGACTTACATCATCAATCAACTCGATCGCAATCTTCAAGCAGAACGGAATACCTCTATCAATGCGGGCATTACATGGAAACCAATGGCCAACACGACGATGGATGTGAATGTATTCCATCATCAATTAAGAAATCAGATCAACAGCATTCAAGTAGCTACGGGCATGCAAAATATGGCGATATTTTCATATCAAAATCTTCCGAAATCAGTGAATAAGGGATTTGATGTATCAATTTCAACAAAACCTTTAAAACAATTAACCATTAATGCTGGATATCAATATCTGATATCAAAAGACATGAGTATTGCAGATAGTATAAAACAAGGGAGCTGGCCATACAATTCATTATACGATGCTAAGACCGGCAACTCCTATACTCCTACTCCAAAAGACTACTGGGGATTAGAAAATAGATCGAGACATCAATTCAATATAGGAGCGATCTATCAGGCTCCTTGGAATATCACAATCAATGCACGTGCAAATTTCAGAGGAAAATATGCTTTTGGAGATGCCAATGGGAATCACTTCATTGACCGCTATGATGTTTTTGTCAATCAGCATGTTTTATACAATGCCACAATAGAGAAAAAATTTGACAAGCTCCCATTTACATTACGACTAAGCGGAGAAAATCTAAGCAATTATTTGAATTACTTAATCCCTGGACAAATGGGACGTAGCATCCTGATGGGGGTATCATATAGAATTACAAAATAA
- the pyrE gene encoding orotate phosphoribosyltransferase: MNNLNEVEQKVAESLLQIKAIKLQPKNPFTWASGWKSPIYCDNRITLSYPAIRTYIRQKLSKLIQDEFGSVDMISGVATAGIPQGVLVAQDLGLPFSYVRSSAKDHGRQNMIEGEVVSGQRVVVIEDLVSTGKSSLVAVKALREAGCNVVGLVSIFTYGLDEAAKNFAEAKCTFHSLCDYDSMIQVAAENGFIFEEDVELLKDWRKNPSTWSQTV; this comes from the coding sequence ATGAATAATTTAAATGAGGTTGAACAAAAAGTTGCTGAATCCTTATTGCAAATTAAAGCAATAAAATTGCAACCTAAAAACCCTTTTACTTGGGCATCGGGTTGGAAGTCTCCAATTTATTGTGATAATCGTATTACTTTATCGTATCCAGCAATCCGTACGTACATACGTCAGAAGCTTTCAAAATTGATTCAAGATGAATTTGGATCAGTGGATATGATCTCTGGTGTCGCTACTGCAGGTATTCCACAAGGGGTATTAGTTGCACAAGATTTGGGTTTACCATTTTCTTATGTAAGAAGTAGTGCTAAGGACCACGGTCGTCAAAATATGATTGAAGGTGAAGTTGTTAGCGGACAGCGTGTTGTTGTTATCGAGGATTTAGTATCTACGGGTAAAAGTAGTTTAGTTGCAGTAAAAGCATTGCGCGAAGCTGGATGTAATGTAGTAGGTTTAGTTTCTATCTTTACCTATGGGTTGGATGAAGCTGCGAAGAATTTTGCTGAGGCAAAATGTACTTTCCATAGCCTTTGTGATTACGATTCTATGATTCAAGTGGCTGCAGAAAATGGTTTTATTTTCGAAGAAGATGTAGAGTTGCTGAAAGATTGGAGAAAAAATCCTTCAACTTGGTCTCAAACAGTTTAA
- the brnQ gene encoding branched-chain amino acid transport system II carrier protein, whose product MKQIRDTTTLGFALFAMFFGAGNLLLPPFIGFNSAGQWDWAIIGFALTGILLPLLGVLSIINSGESFHDLGNRTHPLIATILGIVIMLGIGPLIAIPRTAATTFEVGLLPTFPNLSPIWGSILFFSVTFVLSIRPSKVVNVIGNFLTPLLLILLISMIIMGALFPLSANYAHDIERLTAFKLGFIEGYQTLDVLASVIFSGIIISAAKTKGYVNVKDKNRIVTSAGCLAAFCLLLIYGGLVFLGAQSGYPTTTDVKRAELLLFISHKIFGGYGVAAISISIALACLTTAIALTCAVGTFFSQLLHNRISYQWVVTICCLFSAVLAITGVEYIIQVAYPFLAFIYPIVITLVLYVLIFGRIIKSSLPFIGAMAGTTLTSTIYLFAGFDIHLKGAENMLQSIPLATYELWWVIPSFVGFLLFLMWDKVRGNRITP is encoded by the coding sequence ATGAAACAAATCAGAGATACTACCACATTAGGATTCGCCTTATTTGCCATGTTTTTCGGTGCCGGAAATTTATTACTACCTCCATTTATAGGTTTTAATTCAGCAGGTCAATGGGATTGGGCTATTATAGGATTTGCTCTTACAGGTATATTACTTCCTCTCTTAGGCGTTTTATCAATCATCAATTCAGGAGAATCGTTCCATGATTTGGGCAATAGAACACATCCATTAATAGCCACGATATTAGGTATTGTAATCATGTTAGGGATAGGTCCCCTGATAGCGATACCGAGGACAGCCGCTACAACATTTGAAGTGGGCCTACTACCAACCTTCCCAAATCTATCACCTATTTGGGGTTCTATCCTGTTTTTTTCGGTTACTTTTGTTCTTTCTATCCGACCTTCTAAAGTCGTAAATGTTATTGGCAATTTTTTAACGCCATTGTTATTGATCCTATTGATCAGTATGATTATCATGGGCGCTCTATTTCCATTATCAGCGAATTACGCACACGATATCGAACGCTTAACAGCATTTAAATTAGGTTTTATAGAAGGCTATCAGACTTTGGATGTCCTAGCCTCTGTTATTTTTAGTGGTATCATTATTTCTGCAGCAAAGACCAAAGGCTATGTTAACGTTAAAGATAAAAACAGAATCGTTACTAGTGCTGGATGCTTGGCAGCTTTTTGCTTGTTGCTGATATATGGTGGTCTTGTCTTTTTGGGTGCTCAATCAGGATATCCAACAACTACAGATGTCAAACGAGCAGAATTACTCTTATTCATTTCGCACAAAATATTTGGAGGCTATGGAGTAGCAGCAATTTCCATAAGCATCGCATTAGCATGTCTCACCACTGCGATTGCATTGACATGTGCAGTAGGGACTTTCTTTAGCCAACTCCTTCACAATAGGATTAGTTACCAATGGGTTGTTACTATTTGTTGTCTTTTCTCCGCAGTACTAGCTATTACAGGCGTAGAATATATCATCCAAGTTGCTTATCCATTTTTAGCATTCATTTATCCCATAGTCATCACATTGGTATTGTACGTCCTTATTTTTGGACGGATAATAAAGTCCTCTCTTCCATTTATTGGCGCGATGGCAGGTACAACACTAACTTCTACTATTTACCTCTTTGCTGGCTTTGATATCCACCTTAAAGGAGCAGAAAATATGCTGCAATCCATTCCGTTAGCAACCTACGAGCTGTGGTGGGTGATTCCATCCTTTGTCGGATTCCTTTTGTTTCTTATGTGGGATAAAGTCAGAGGAAATCGCATAACTCCATAA